In Mycteria americana isolate JAX WOST 10 ecotype Jacksonville Zoo and Gardens chromosome Z unlocalized genomic scaffold, USCA_MyAme_1.0 Scaffold_30, whole genome shotgun sequence, a single genomic region encodes these proteins:
- the POLI gene encoding DNA polymerase iota isoform X1 — translation MEPFPPPTEEDEEDWLRPQPAPSGHSKSASARSTARRVIVHVDLDCFYAQVEMIRNPELRDKPLGVQQKSIVVTSNYEARKLGVKKLMSVKDAKEKCPQLILVNGEDLTPYREMSYKVTALNWQDTTHVRLVIGSQLAEEFREAIYARLGLTGCAGVASNKLLSKLVSGTFKPNQQTVLLPESCQDLIRSLHHIQKVPGIGYKTAKRLETLGVRTACDLQAFPPAVLEKELGVSVAQRIQKLSYGEDDSPVTPSGPPQSFSDEDSFKKCSSEVEVKEKIEELLPSLLDRIYKDGRQPHTVRLTIRQFSSTDKWFHRESRQCPIPPHLIQKFGKESSNVISPLVDILMKLFRKMIDVHLPFHLTLLNVCFSNLKDLPSSKKGSIGFYLKQMSPPSGSGKRVREVEDVPQGEGSASWNQNCNRTGTTKTRKLSEEKKSNVKKAGIPDFPFHLSPGKTDQQVFRELPEDIQNKIISEKTEAIPTENVSGQPSVCSAEEVHSTSPNSEGLNSDTHSAGCSIHLRSAHESATVLAHSSRPACSSECPRSALSSSSMEKQPTDSLNFRGRDLTSVEAGASQSVLHVPVMDKDKQAFETTAEDKTYSRQAGIVFPPNVDTQTFYELPADVQEELLTEWKKNQESVSRTSMDKPPEKPKTNKGRRNTAPCLSQSNSLLRYFKPQ, via the exons ATGGAGCCCTTCCCGCCGCCCacggaggaggacgaggaggactGGCTTCGCCCGCAGCCGGCCCCGT CAGGCCACAGCAAGTCTGCATCAGCAAGAAGCACGGCACGCAGAGTGATTGTGCACGTTGACTTGGACTGCTTTTATGCCCAAGTAGAAATGATCCGTAATCCTGAATTAAGAGACAAGCCTTTAG GTGTGCAACAGAAATCCATCGTAGTTACCTCTAACTATGAAGCCCGAAAACTTGGAGTTAAGAAATTGATGTCTGTCAAGGATGCCAAAGAGAAGTGTCCTCAACTGATACTGGTTAATGGAGAAGATCTAACTCCATACCGGGAGATGTCATACAAGGTTACAG ctctCAATTGGCAGGATACAACACATGTAAGACTAGTTATTGGATCTCAGCTTGCAGAAGAGTTCAGGGAAGCCATATATGCGAGACTGGGCCTCACAGGCTGCGCAGGAGTTGCTTCTAACAAATTACTGTCTAAACTAGTATCTGGGACCTTTAAACCAAATCAGCAAACAGTTCTTCTGCCTGAAAGCTGTCAAGATCTAATACGCAGCCTTCATCACATCCAAAAAGTGCCTG GCATTGGCTACAAAACTGCCAAACGTCTTGAAACGCTGGGTGTTAGGACCGCGTGTGATCTCCAAGCGTTTCCGCCTGCTGTGTTAGAGAAGGAACTAGGTGTTTCTGTTGCTCAGCGTATCCAAAAACTCAGCTATGGAGAAGATGACTCACCTGTGACTCCATCAGGCCCTCCTCAG TCCTTTAGTGATgaagattcctttaaaaaatgttcatcagAAGTGGAAGTTAAGGAGAAAATTGAAGAACTGCTTCCTAGCCTCTTAGACAG AATATACAAAGATGGAAGACAGCCCCACACAGTAAGATTGACCATACGCCAGTTCTCCTCAACCGATAAATGGTTTCATCGGGAAAGTCGTCAGTGTCCTATTCCACCTCATCTCATTCAGAAATTTGGAAAAG aaagcagCAATGTTATATCCCCATTGGTTGATATACTAATGAAACTCTTCCGAAAGATGATAGATGTACATCTACCATTTCATCTTACCCTTTTGAATGTCTGCTTCTCCAACCTCAAGGATCTTCCTAGCAGCAAGAAAGGATCAATTGGTTTCTATCTAAAGCAGATGTCACCACCATCAGGCTCTGGTAAACGTGTCCGG GAAGTGGAAGATGTCCCACAAGGTGAGGGAAGTGCTTCTTGGAACCAGAACTGCAACAGAACTGGAACGACAAAAACTAGGAaactttcagaggaaaagaaaagcaatgttaaAAAAGCAGGAATTCCTGACTTCCCATTTCATTTGTCTCCTGGCAAGACTGACCAGCAAGTCTTCAGGGAACTTCCAGAagatattcaaaacaaaattatttctgaaaaaacagaagcGATCCCTACTGAGAATGTTTCGGGTCAGCCATCAGTATGTTCTGCAGAGGAGGTACACAGCACTTCCCCGAATTCTGAGGGACTAAACAGCGATACGCACTCTGCGGGGTGCAGTATACATCTCAGGTCAGCTCATGAATCTGCAACTGTTCTGGCACACAGCTCCAGGCCCGCTTGCTCTTCTGAGTGTCCCAGAAGTGCATTGTCAAGCAGCAGTATGGAAAAACAACCTACTGACTCTCTGAATTTCAGAGGGAGAGACCTGACATCTGTGGAAGCTGGAGCCAGCCAAAGTGTTCTGCATGTCCCTGTCATGGACAAAGATAAGCAGGCCTTTGAAACAACTGCTGAGGATAAAACTTATAGTAGGCAAGCAGGAATTGTATTTCCTCCTAATGTTGACACACAGACTTTTTATGAACTACCTGCAGATGTGCAAGAAGAACTGCTAACTGAATGGAAGAAGAATCAGGAGTCTGTGTCCAGGACTTCTATGGATAAACCCCCTGAAAAGCCAAAAACAAATAAAGGAAGAAGGAATACAGCACCGTGTTTGTCACAGTCTAACAGTTTGTTAAGATATTTTAAACCacagtga
- the POLI gene encoding DNA polymerase iota isoform X2, whose product MEPFPPPTEEDEEDWLRPQPAPCHSKSASARSTARRVIVHVDLDCFYAQVEMIRNPELRDKPLGVQQKSIVVTSNYEARKLGVKKLMSVKDAKEKCPQLILVNGEDLTPYREMSYKVTALNWQDTTHVRLVIGSQLAEEFREAIYARLGLTGCAGVASNKLLSKLVSGTFKPNQQTVLLPESCQDLIRSLHHIQKVPGIGYKTAKRLETLGVRTACDLQAFPPAVLEKELGVSVAQRIQKLSYGEDDSPVTPSGPPQSFSDEDSFKKCSSEVEVKEKIEELLPSLLDRIYKDGRQPHTVRLTIRQFSSTDKWFHRESRQCPIPPHLIQKFGKESSNVISPLVDILMKLFRKMIDVHLPFHLTLLNVCFSNLKDLPSSKKGSIGFYLKQMSPPSGSGKRVREVEDVPQGEGSASWNQNCNRTGTTKTRKLSEEKKSNVKKAGIPDFPFHLSPGKTDQQVFRELPEDIQNKIISEKTEAIPTENVSGQPSVCSAEEVHSTSPNSEGLNSDTHSAGCSIHLRSAHESATVLAHSSRPACSSECPRSALSSSSMEKQPTDSLNFRGRDLTSVEAGASQSVLHVPVMDKDKQAFETTAEDKTYSRQAGIVFPPNVDTQTFYELPADVQEELLTEWKKNQESVSRTSMDKPPEKPKTNKGRRNTAPCLSQSNSLLRYFKPQ is encoded by the exons ATGGAGCCCTTCCCGCCGCCCacggaggaggacgaggaggactGGCTTCGCCCGCAGCCGGCCCCGT GCCACAGCAAGTCTGCATCAGCAAGAAGCACGGCACGCAGAGTGATTGTGCACGTTGACTTGGACTGCTTTTATGCCCAAGTAGAAATGATCCGTAATCCTGAATTAAGAGACAAGCCTTTAG GTGTGCAACAGAAATCCATCGTAGTTACCTCTAACTATGAAGCCCGAAAACTTGGAGTTAAGAAATTGATGTCTGTCAAGGATGCCAAAGAGAAGTGTCCTCAACTGATACTGGTTAATGGAGAAGATCTAACTCCATACCGGGAGATGTCATACAAGGTTACAG ctctCAATTGGCAGGATACAACACATGTAAGACTAGTTATTGGATCTCAGCTTGCAGAAGAGTTCAGGGAAGCCATATATGCGAGACTGGGCCTCACAGGCTGCGCAGGAGTTGCTTCTAACAAATTACTGTCTAAACTAGTATCTGGGACCTTTAAACCAAATCAGCAAACAGTTCTTCTGCCTGAAAGCTGTCAAGATCTAATACGCAGCCTTCATCACATCCAAAAAGTGCCTG GCATTGGCTACAAAACTGCCAAACGTCTTGAAACGCTGGGTGTTAGGACCGCGTGTGATCTCCAAGCGTTTCCGCCTGCTGTGTTAGAGAAGGAACTAGGTGTTTCTGTTGCTCAGCGTATCCAAAAACTCAGCTATGGAGAAGATGACTCACCTGTGACTCCATCAGGCCCTCCTCAG TCCTTTAGTGATgaagattcctttaaaaaatgttcatcagAAGTGGAAGTTAAGGAGAAAATTGAAGAACTGCTTCCTAGCCTCTTAGACAG AATATACAAAGATGGAAGACAGCCCCACACAGTAAGATTGACCATACGCCAGTTCTCCTCAACCGATAAATGGTTTCATCGGGAAAGTCGTCAGTGTCCTATTCCACCTCATCTCATTCAGAAATTTGGAAAAG aaagcagCAATGTTATATCCCCATTGGTTGATATACTAATGAAACTCTTCCGAAAGATGATAGATGTACATCTACCATTTCATCTTACCCTTTTGAATGTCTGCTTCTCCAACCTCAAGGATCTTCCTAGCAGCAAGAAAGGATCAATTGGTTTCTATCTAAAGCAGATGTCACCACCATCAGGCTCTGGTAAACGTGTCCGG GAAGTGGAAGATGTCCCACAAGGTGAGGGAAGTGCTTCTTGGAACCAGAACTGCAACAGAACTGGAACGACAAAAACTAGGAaactttcagaggaaaagaaaagcaatgttaaAAAAGCAGGAATTCCTGACTTCCCATTTCATTTGTCTCCTGGCAAGACTGACCAGCAAGTCTTCAGGGAACTTCCAGAagatattcaaaacaaaattatttctgaaaaaacagaagcGATCCCTACTGAGAATGTTTCGGGTCAGCCATCAGTATGTTCTGCAGAGGAGGTACACAGCACTTCCCCGAATTCTGAGGGACTAAACAGCGATACGCACTCTGCGGGGTGCAGTATACATCTCAGGTCAGCTCATGAATCTGCAACTGTTCTGGCACACAGCTCCAGGCCCGCTTGCTCTTCTGAGTGTCCCAGAAGTGCATTGTCAAGCAGCAGTATGGAAAAACAACCTACTGACTCTCTGAATTTCAGAGGGAGAGACCTGACATCTGTGGAAGCTGGAGCCAGCCAAAGTGTTCTGCATGTCCCTGTCATGGACAAAGATAAGCAGGCCTTTGAAACAACTGCTGAGGATAAAACTTATAGTAGGCAAGCAGGAATTGTATTTCCTCCTAATGTTGACACACAGACTTTTTATGAACTACCTGCAGATGTGCAAGAAGAACTGCTAACTGAATGGAAGAAGAATCAGGAGTCTGTGTCCAGGACTTCTATGGATAAACCCCCTGAAAAGCCAAAAACAAATAAAGGAAGAAGGAATACAGCACCGTGTTTGTCACAGTCTAACAGTTTGTTAAGATATTTTAAACCacagtga
- the POLI gene encoding DNA polymerase iota isoform X3 — translation MALNMVWRGGKCLNSPFPHLAFASLNWQDTTHVRLVIGSQLAEEFREAIYARLGLTGCAGVASNKLLSKLVSGTFKPNQQTVLLPESCQDLIRSLHHIQKVPGIGYKTAKRLETLGVRTACDLQAFPPAVLEKELGVSVAQRIQKLSYGEDDSPVTPSGPPQSFSDEDSFKKCSSEVEVKEKIEELLPSLLDRIYKDGRQPHTVRLTIRQFSSTDKWFHRESRQCPIPPHLIQKFGKESSNVISPLVDILMKLFRKMIDVHLPFHLTLLNVCFSNLKDLPSSKKGSIGFYLKQMSPPSGSGKRVREVEDVPQGEGSASWNQNCNRTGTTKTRKLSEEKKSNVKKAGIPDFPFHLSPGKTDQQVFRELPEDIQNKIISEKTEAIPTENVSGQPSVCSAEEVHSTSPNSEGLNSDTHSAGCSIHLRSAHESATVLAHSSRPACSSECPRSALSSSSMEKQPTDSLNFRGRDLTSVEAGASQSVLHVPVMDKDKQAFETTAEDKTYSRQAGIVFPPNVDTQTFYELPADVQEELLTEWKKNQESVSRTSMDKPPEKPKTNKGRRNTAPCLSQSNSLLRYFKPQ, via the exons ATGGCTTTGAATATGGTTTGGAGAGGAGGGAAATGCCTGAATAGTCCTTTTCCTCATTTGGCATTTGCAT ctctCAATTGGCAGGATACAACACATGTAAGACTAGTTATTGGATCTCAGCTTGCAGAAGAGTTCAGGGAAGCCATATATGCGAGACTGGGCCTCACAGGCTGCGCAGGAGTTGCTTCTAACAAATTACTGTCTAAACTAGTATCTGGGACCTTTAAACCAAATCAGCAAACAGTTCTTCTGCCTGAAAGCTGTCAAGATCTAATACGCAGCCTTCATCACATCCAAAAAGTGCCTG GCATTGGCTACAAAACTGCCAAACGTCTTGAAACGCTGGGTGTTAGGACCGCGTGTGATCTCCAAGCGTTTCCGCCTGCTGTGTTAGAGAAGGAACTAGGTGTTTCTGTTGCTCAGCGTATCCAAAAACTCAGCTATGGAGAAGATGACTCACCTGTGACTCCATCAGGCCCTCCTCAG TCCTTTAGTGATgaagattcctttaaaaaatgttcatcagAAGTGGAAGTTAAGGAGAAAATTGAAGAACTGCTTCCTAGCCTCTTAGACAG AATATACAAAGATGGAAGACAGCCCCACACAGTAAGATTGACCATACGCCAGTTCTCCTCAACCGATAAATGGTTTCATCGGGAAAGTCGTCAGTGTCCTATTCCACCTCATCTCATTCAGAAATTTGGAAAAG aaagcagCAATGTTATATCCCCATTGGTTGATATACTAATGAAACTCTTCCGAAAGATGATAGATGTACATCTACCATTTCATCTTACCCTTTTGAATGTCTGCTTCTCCAACCTCAAGGATCTTCCTAGCAGCAAGAAAGGATCAATTGGTTTCTATCTAAAGCAGATGTCACCACCATCAGGCTCTGGTAAACGTGTCCGG GAAGTGGAAGATGTCCCACAAGGTGAGGGAAGTGCTTCTTGGAACCAGAACTGCAACAGAACTGGAACGACAAAAACTAGGAaactttcagaggaaaagaaaagcaatgttaaAAAAGCAGGAATTCCTGACTTCCCATTTCATTTGTCTCCTGGCAAGACTGACCAGCAAGTCTTCAGGGAACTTCCAGAagatattcaaaacaaaattatttctgaaaaaacagaagcGATCCCTACTGAGAATGTTTCGGGTCAGCCATCAGTATGTTCTGCAGAGGAGGTACACAGCACTTCCCCGAATTCTGAGGGACTAAACAGCGATACGCACTCTGCGGGGTGCAGTATACATCTCAGGTCAGCTCATGAATCTGCAACTGTTCTGGCACACAGCTCCAGGCCCGCTTGCTCTTCTGAGTGTCCCAGAAGTGCATTGTCAAGCAGCAGTATGGAAAAACAACCTACTGACTCTCTGAATTTCAGAGGGAGAGACCTGACATCTGTGGAAGCTGGAGCCAGCCAAAGTGTTCTGCATGTCCCTGTCATGGACAAAGATAAGCAGGCCTTTGAAACAACTGCTGAGGATAAAACTTATAGTAGGCAAGCAGGAATTGTATTTCCTCCTAATGTTGACACACAGACTTTTTATGAACTACCTGCAGATGTGCAAGAAGAACTGCTAACTGAATGGAAGAAGAATCAGGAGTCTGTGTCCAGGACTTCTATGGATAAACCCCCTGAAAAGCCAAAAACAAATAAAGGAAGAAGGAATACAGCACCGTGTTTGTCACAGTCTAACAGTTTGTTAAGATATTTTAAACCacagtga
- the STARD6 gene encoding stAR-related lipid transfer protein 6 — protein sequence MDYKKITDEVSEKILSYSQDTSGWRVIKVSKNVTVSSKPSKEYAGNIYRGEGIIKEVPSKIIPFMYLPEYRSKWDKALKSYKLLERIDQDTGIYHSVTHSYGMGLISSRDFVDLLHVKPYPGDILTTNSVSVEYSSCPPTPSCVRGYNNPCGYVCSPLPENPEHSKLVVFIQPELGGMLPGSVVETALPTTLINLITETRAGLKGLKDCN from the exons ATGGACTATAAGAAAATTACGGATGAAGTTTCAGAAAAAATTTTATCATACAGTCAAGATACTTCAGGATGGAGAGTGATAAAAGTTTCA AAAAATGTTACAGTTTCTTCAAAGCCTTCAAAAGAGTATGCAGGAAATAT ATACCGTGGAGAAGGGATAATTAAGGAAGTCCCTAgtaaaattattccttttatgtATCTTCCTGAGTATCGAAGCAAATGGGACAAAGCATTAAAATCTTACAAGCTGTTAGAAAGGATTGACCAG GACACTGGTATATACCACAGTGTAACACACAGTTATGGTATGGGACTGATTTCATCAAGAGATTTTGTTGACCTGCTGCATGTTAAACCATATCCTGGTGATATCCTTACAACTAACT CTGTCAGCGTGGAATACTCCAGCTGCCCTCCAACTCCCTCTTGTGTCCGAGGCTATAACAATCCCTGTGGATATGTGTGTTCACCTTTACCTGA GAATCCAGAGCATTCTAAGCTAGTTGTATTTATTCAGCCAGAACTAGGAGGAATGCTTCCAGGTTCTGTAGTGGAGACAGCATTACCTACTACTCTCATAAACTTAATCACTGAAACAAGAGCTGGACTGAAAGGCTTGAAAGACTGTAATTAA